A stretch of DNA from Drosophila virilis strain 15010-1051.87 chromosome 5, Dvir_AGI_RSII-ME, whole genome shotgun sequence:
TGCAAGCGAAGGCAAAACGCTTTTACTTCCTTACCCTCCCCCCCACAtatacccccccccccccccccccccccttgtACCGTGCGAAAAATGTTGATGTGACTAgagaaatttttaaatgtcGCAAcgtaaattcaattttcatttgttggAATCGGGCAGCAttagcaatagcaacagctgcagctgcagccgctgcatTATTCAATGGCACTCACAGCAAATGCTCACCTTAAGCCGGCGGtagatataccctgtactgtGCCCCTTCCGCTACCGCCCAATTCTCGCCACAACAAACCGCATTTTAAAATTCATGTGTGCTCTCAACAATGCTccacagaaaacaaaatgcgatTAAATGTGTGGAAAATGCCGCAGGATAAGCCACAATGGGTTAAGGCAGCGTCTTGTTTGCACATGTGTCCCCCAAACTACCCGCCGCCCGCCCACTGGCAAACCCATGCAAGCTTACATCCAAAGTCAGGCACAGACACACGTCGAAGGTGCAAAAATGCGTTAAACATAACATGCTAATTCCAGTTGCCTCCAGCTTCAATCTTTCAGCATCAGCTTTTGCCACACCCCTCTGCTCCCTGGGGGCAGCACActtggcgtatacgtaatacgAGTGTTTTGTGTGCCATTTGATGCTGAACATTTGCTTTGCCGCCAGTTGGCTTTGTGTTTGCGCCGTGCCAAAGTTTTGTGGTTACAGACTGCTAGTATGCccctgtgggcgtggcaacacCGAACTGGCCAGTGCAAAACATTTCGAGTTGCCAGCGTTTGCTTGCAGCTCGCTTCAGATTAAAGCTtcattttttaagttttagcTCTCAAAATTGAGTAGGGTAGTTGCTTTCAACatagtttttaaaattatataaaataaaataaaaataaaatactatataaataaaaaatataaataattataattttaggcttcttaaaattgttaaaattcgTGAAAAGCAGAACAACTTCTTAACATCTGATCTTAACAAATTTTCCACGGTGCAGCTTTTAAAATTTCTCGGCAGCTTTTTTTAATCAACATCTCTACACTAATTCGTGAAAGCTTTCTCGCTTTTCGAAATAATCTTGTTCATCTGGGCAAAAGCTTAAAATTGGATTCATCAATAAATTGGAAAGCAGCCCTAAAAACTCATTCAGTTCCGTAGCTCACGCTGCCCAGATGTGAGACTGGGGGCTCGgagattattttttaaaaatgttaacagCATCTAAAATTCACGGACTGTGCTTGATTCTGGTGCTATCTCTGCTTATCAGCTGGCCGTGTGGAGCATCGTCGCCTACGCCAATAAAATACAATGATATCAATGCGTCATCTTCACAGACGATATCATCTGGAAATGCCACACGGATCTTAATGCCCACGATCCTCGATGTGCCGCGAATATGCCCTCCTGGCTTTATGCTCTATGGTCGACCACAGCGTTGTCGCAAGACAGCCTAGATGTGACAGAATTAGTATTATAATCatgtaaataaatcaataaaaagagaacaaaaaataCCGACAATTGGTCATTTGAAACCCAATGCCAAGCCAAgacaaaattcaataaatttgtagTTGACTGAGACAAGGCTTTTAAACTTTGATTTCATTATTATTGAATATTGTTTCACTGAATCAATGTATAAGTGCGCAGCTCCATAAATGATTCACAAGATTTAACAGATCGCAGCCCTGCAAAACAACTGAAAAGCTTTTACTCCACCAATCTGTTGCGCGTTGAGCTTTTGCCGCCGAAATGCGAATTCAGAGCGTTCAGTTGACGAAAACATGGAGCGTGGTAAACGTGGTGCGAAGAGCTTTATACACAAGCCAGCTGTTCGCATCGGAATTGTTGTTCTGGTTGTGCACGCTGTCTGCTGGATCGGCTGGAGCTCCATTAGTCCGGGTGTAAACAACACTAATCACGCGGCCAGGGCAAACGCTCAGCACCAACAGATCCGAGCCGCAATGGAAAGCAACAACTAAATACTCCTATTTTAGctatttaatttcattcatTTATAAGAAACGCACTGttgaaacatttttggcaGTGACTGTTGCAGTTTaactaaaacattttgtagTAAATGTAAAACTAAGTGACAAAGAAAGTTTGCGAAGATTGTCTGTGAAAAAGCTCTCTGAATCAGTGcgaaaaatcaatcaatcgaaTTATAAACAAGTATCTTGCACATTGGTTATTAACCTGgcaaacaatatgttaaatataattttaaaaaatattcaatattgtTTGAAATGAAGAAATACGAAAAATGCTATAAAACAattcaaaaatgttaacaaaagATCTAGGCTAGCATTTGATtgcattaatatatttatagaatagaaaacaaaaagaaatcatgaaattaagtttatgaatataaaacaatatatataagccatataataaatttaaaatatttttattaattaaaggaaagaaacaattttataaattactttttaatttGTCCATATACTAAAATTGAAGGAATTGAAAATAAGGGAGTATTCTTAATTATTAGAAACGAAGAAAGATAAAGAACAAGTCGTCtattattgatttaataaCTT
This window harbors:
- the LOC26530865 gene encoding uncharacterized protein, which codes for MERGKRGAKSFIHKPAVRIGIVVLVVHAVCWIGWSSISPGVNNTNHAARANAQHQQIRAAMESNN